A window of the Desulforapulum autotrophicum HRM2 genome harbors these coding sequences:
- the phoU gene encoding phosphate signaling complex protein PhoU, producing MKSFDKEIAHLSDEINRLAMACSNQLEKAAIAFDLMDKGLAGKVAKDDEKVNVLERLIEDHAVRFLAKRQPMAVDLRFFLAAMKIAYELERIGDNAENIAKGVIFLKKRPDHGIVKRIVDMTADCRSMLQEAVEAFLAMDADKASAVWKRDEGIDESFKRIMGLVFDQTKGPCVDSFEDGTQIVLMARCIERIGDHITNIAEDIYYIATGQNNLKQIMMKLDE from the coding sequence GTGAAATCATTTGATAAAGAGATAGCGCATCTTTCAGACGAAATCAACCGACTGGCCATGGCCTGTTCAAACCAGCTGGAAAAGGCTGCCATTGCGTTTGATCTAATGGACAAAGGCCTGGCCGGCAAGGTGGCCAAGGACGATGAGAAGGTCAATGTCCTGGAACGATTGATTGAAGATCATGCCGTCCGGTTTCTGGCAAAGCGCCAACCCATGGCCGTCGACCTGCGTTTTTTCCTCGCTGCCATGAAGATCGCCTATGAACTGGAGCGGATCGGGGATAATGCTGAAAATATTGCCAAGGGTGTTATTTTTTTAAAGAAAAGACCGGACCATGGTATTGTAAAACGTATCGTGGACATGACTGCCGACTGCAGGAGCATGCTCCAGGAGGCCGTTGAGGCGTTTTTGGCAATGGATGCAGATAAAGCCTCTGCCGTGTGGAAACGGGACGAAGGGATTGATGAGAGCTTTAAACGGATCATGGGGCTGGTGTTTGATCAGACAAAGGGCCCATGCGTGGACAGTTTTGAGGACGGGACCCAGATCGTTTTGATGGCCCGGTGCATTGAGCGCATCGGCGACCACATCACCAATATTGCTGAGGATATCTACTATATTGCCACCGGCCAGAATAATTTAAAACAGATCATGATGAAACTGGATGAATAG
- a CDS encoding glycosyltransferase, giving the protein MICADLHVHSMASKRPSEWFLKKVGARESYTDVEAIYQKAKDQGMTFVTVSDHNTIEGGLNLVKAHPDDTFLSVEVTAYFPEDNCKIHILVFDLTRDQFKAIDGIRNNIYLLRDYLLKENLAYSVAHATYSVNNRLTLAVLEKLMVLFDVFEGINGARNSLHNEVWQAVLHSLTPDRMEVLADRYSIEPAGSDPWIKGITGGSDDHAGLFIGQTYTTAPWGITRADFINSIREKRTFSSGRSNDYKSLAFSIYKIFCDYSGSRFMNDPHSIQEFVGSILFSDSDRRVKNWIIRQKIKRGKEARDQIIFRFFDDVLSWSRNRTMDVEARMEKIYTSMATLFDGFTFMVMESMVKDLCNGDAGRLFKNISASLPMMFISVPFFSSLKHLFLDRDLITALKHEYVGPGSHGQDRVLWFTDTINDLNGVAVSLSNYMQSALDRDCNATFVVCLPDDKARDLLPNTLNLNSIFCHSPDFYASYTLHIPSLLNSVEQIYKQRPERIIISTPGPVGLLGLLMSKLMGVPVSGIFHTDFAAQAGFMFDDEIVADVINEYTRWFYACVDEIRVPTRAYMEILESQGYDHCKMRLLKRGIDIRPPRFSDMEKRAFMGLHKIPRGFTLLWAGRVSRDKNLYFLVDIYRQVAAARSDVNLVICGDGPDLGEVKQLLQGFERVVFTGCIPHGRMLEFYTCADLFVFPSTTDTFGMVVFEAQACGLAAMVSDVGGPQEIVVNGKTGFVRQTKDSSAWSRQILELVKLKQNNPQAFDRMGMHAAEHIRVNFSWDEALGDILEGEQPEVRPLEAYPPLQVPRQSETARAVA; this is encoded by the coding sequence ATGATTTGTGCCGATCTGCATGTGCACTCCATGGCGTCAAAAAGGCCGTCCGAGTGGTTTTTAAAAAAGGTGGGGGCCAGGGAGTCCTACACCGATGTTGAGGCAATATATCAAAAAGCGAAAGACCAGGGAATGACCTTTGTCACGGTCTCGGATCACAACACCATCGAGGGGGGACTCAACCTGGTCAAAGCCCATCCTGATGATACCTTTTTAAGTGTGGAGGTGACCGCCTATTTCCCCGAAGACAACTGCAAGATCCACATCCTTGTGTTTGATCTTACCCGGGATCAGTTCAAGGCGATTGACGGGATAAGAAACAATATTTACCTGCTCCGGGATTACCTTTTAAAGGAAAACCTGGCCTATTCCGTGGCCCATGCCACCTACAGCGTTAACAACAGACTGACCCTTGCGGTTCTGGAGAAACTGATGGTGCTCTTTGACGTGTTTGAAGGGATCAACGGCGCCAGGAACAGTCTACACAACGAGGTATGGCAGGCCGTGCTCCACAGCCTGACCCCGGATCGCATGGAAGTCCTTGCAGACCGGTACTCAATTGAGCCTGCCGGCAGCGATCCCTGGATAAAAGGGATAACTGGCGGTTCAGACGACCATGCTGGCCTTTTCATCGGCCAGACCTATACCACGGCCCCCTGGGGGATCACCAGGGCCGATTTCATCAACAGCATCCGGGAGAAGCGCACCTTTAGTTCGGGCAGGAGCAACGATTACAAGAGCCTGGCCTTCTCCATCTACAAGATTTTTTGTGATTATTCCGGATCCAGGTTTATGAACGATCCCCACAGCATCCAGGAGTTTGTGGGCAGCATCCTGTTTTCCGACAGCGACCGCAGGGTGAAAAACTGGATTATCCGGCAGAAAATCAAGCGGGGCAAAGAAGCCAGGGATCAGATTATTTTTCGGTTCTTTGACGACGTGCTCAGCTGGTCCCGAAACCGGACCATGGATGTGGAGGCGCGTATGGAAAAGATTTATACGAGCATGGCCACCTTGTTTGACGGGTTCACCTTCATGGTCATGGAGTCCATGGTCAAGGATCTGTGCAACGGGGATGCAGGACGGCTGTTCAAGAACATCAGCGCCTCCCTTCCCATGATGTTCATTTCGGTTCCGTTCTTCTCTTCCCTGAAACATCTCTTCCTTGACCGGGATCTTATCACGGCACTGAAACACGAATATGTGGGACCTGGCAGCCATGGACAGGACCGGGTACTATGGTTCACCGACACCATTAACGACCTGAACGGGGTTGCGGTGAGCCTTTCCAACTACATGCAGAGCGCCCTTGACCGGGATTGCAACGCCACCTTTGTTGTCTGCCTGCCGGATGACAAGGCCAGGGATCTGCTGCCCAACACCCTGAACCTTAACTCGATTTTTTGCCACAGTCCCGACTTTTACGCAAGCTATACCCTGCACATTCCCTCCCTGCTCAATTCTGTTGAACAGATCTACAAACAGAGACCCGAACGAATTATCATATCAACCCCCGGCCCGGTGGGCCTTCTCGGCCTTCTCATGTCAAAGCTAATGGGTGTCCCGGTTTCTGGGATTTTTCATACCGATTTTGCCGCCCAGGCCGGGTTCATGTTCGATGATGAGATCGTTGCAGATGTCATTAATGAGTACACCCGGTGGTTTTACGCCTGTGTCGATGAGATCAGGGTTCCTACGAGGGCATACATGGAGATTCTTGAATCCCAGGGATACGACCACTGCAAGATGAGGCTGCTCAAGCGGGGCATCGATATCCGGCCACCCCGATTTTCCGACATGGAGAAAAGGGCATTCATGGGGCTCCATAAGATTCCCCGGGGATTTACCCTGCTGTGGGCGGGCCGGGTCAGCCGGGACAAAAACCTTTATTTCCTTGTGGATATTTACAGGCAGGTTGCAGCGGCTAGAAGTGACGTCAACCTGGTGATCTGCGGGGATGGTCCCGACCTTGGGGAGGTGAAGCAGCTGCTTCAAGGTTTTGAACGGGTGGTATTCACCGGCTGCATCCCCCATGGCAGAATGCTTGAGTTTTATACCTGTGCAGACCTGTTCGTGTTTCCGAGCACCACTGACACCTTTGGCATGGTGGTGTTCGAGGCCCAGGCCTGCGGCCTTGCCGCCATGGTCTCCGATGTGGGCGGTCCCCAGGAGATCGTTGTGAACGGCAAGACCGGTTTTGTGCGACAGACCAAGGATTCCAGCGCCTGGAGCCGTCAGATCCTGGAACTTGTTAAGTTGAAGCAGAACAACCCCCAGGCCTTTGACCGCATGGGCATGCATGCAGCAGAACATATCCGGGTCAACTTCTCCTGGGACGAGGCCCTGGGCGATATCCTTGAAGGCGAGCAGCCTGAAGTTCGTCCTCTGGAAGCCTACCCTCCATTGCAAGTTCCCAGGCAAAGCGAGACTGCCCGGGCCGTGGCATAA